tagagaagagaagaaatgaGGGTTGAAGCAAAAGAAGCAGAGGACGAAGAAGAGGGTAAATGGAGCCATAACTACAGGAAGAAGAATATGCAATATTAcggagaggagaagaaaagagggttGAAGAGCACTAGAGCAGAAacagaggatgaagaagaatgtAAGAGACAGAAATGAAAGATTTATTTTTGCAGTAGCAGAGATAGAATATGGTTTGCAggtttaaaagaagaaacagaagacgaagaagaagaagttgatgatgaagaagagtgTAGGGACCCATTGCCTCTGCAAGAAATGCTTGTTGGAAcaagggggggagagagagagaagtttaCTTTCACCAGTGAAGGCATAGCTAAAGAAGACGCTGCTGGTGCTAAAGAACCTGGTACGTAGTTGAGGCAAGTGCGACAAGAGAAGAAGGGAATGGAAAGATGCACAAGAAGAAGTCCAAACGagcaaaaacatatttttgcgAAAAAAACTAGACCCAGATCCCATGTAAAATGCACGGTAATGTTTTTGGTGCTTGATGTAGCGCAGAGAAATTGTACagacccaaaatttttttgggttgtATATTGTTTTTCATATGCACTAAACACGTACTGATGAATTATATTTAATCAATAAGGTATGCTATCTCAAGTTTAAGCTTGCATCTGTTAAGAGTTCAACCAAATATCCCTTTTTTTCTGTCAATGCATGCATATGTTTTTAATGtaaagaatatatattttcattgttttgatGATTAGAAAATATACTTTGAACTATGAAATGGAGCAAGATGGCCTTCCATTGATGCTGTTAAGTGCTTATCTAGTTCACTACTTGCGTTGACACTCAAGGTTGGTTGTTAAGTTGTGGACTGGTCCGGAAGAGTTCAGTGTAGCTGGTTGGACTTGTGACTGGTAGAAAGTGAGTTCTTGGTTCGATTCACATGGGTGCCAACCTCTCATGCAAGCTAATGCAGGACTAGATCATAGGGGAAGGATAAATGGAGATCCTTGACTTCTTGTTCCTCAATAAGGAGGAGTTATGTTTTGGACTTATGAATACAGAAACTATGTATCCCTTTCCCTTCTACGAGGAaatgtgaaaacaaaataatatcaTGCTTGAGAACATTGCTAAAGATTTGGAAAGGTAGGACTAGATTCACAAGATCAGGTTCTATGCTCTACGTGCTTCCTTTGATTTTCTTATCTTGAGAACGCCATGAACAAGACATCCTGTTTCTAGGTAGAAACAAATGGAACAAATGCAGGCCCAGATGGATCGTGTTTGCTTCAAGATGGAACGGACACCCCCTCACTATAAAGCCAATTCGAGCTCGATTTTAAGCTCGACTAAAGGTCGATtagtttataaacgagttgagcttgagcttaactGAGAACTCTAGCTTATAAATGGGTTGAATTCGAGTTACAAGGATTCTGCTCTATTAAACTCATGTAAGCTCGTTTaacttaggttttttttttttgtttttgtcgaATCAAACGAGAAAttggtaaacaagcttaaatTAGTCAAACTTGAGCCGGGACCCTAGCTGACCTTGTATtgttgaactcaagctcaagctaAGCTCGAACCAGGAAATATATGAGTGAGTCGAGTCGAGATGACAAAAATCAACTCGGCTCATGTACAGTCCGACAAGCGAACATACACACCcgtgcgcgcacacacacacacacacacaattgaCAATccgctctttttctttttttttgtctcaaccTTTGGTGAAGTTACTTTCATGAGTGGAAGTGCCAACGACAACTTGTGGACATTTTGGGGGCCTTTACTTTTTCTGTAATTCTTAAACggctaaattttaaaaacttttcaaattttcaggtGGAACAGGCTCCTCTCTTTGCTTCTGGCCCTGATCTTGCAGGGAGCTCCTCCGGGCCACTATGGaaatcaatatgaaaatttggaaaGAATGATACGATCTGAACGGAATCTTTAATGTGCAGAAATCGTTCAAGTTAACCACTTTTAAGTCTTCCTCATCCATCAATCTGCTGCAAGCTTACAAGGCTCAATACAAAGTTAAAGTACTCCAGTTCTGTATATGCAAATGGGacaatttaaaaacaaagaatgtaCACAATGCCATCAGATGGAAACACTGTTGGGAACTCCTCTACCAGTCACACCAGGGCCTGATGTAGGTAGTAGTAGCTCATAAGGAGGAATTCCAGCTCCAGTTCTGTTCTTAAGACGTGTATCTTTGTTCCGTCTGTGGATGATCTCTTCTATCTCCTCGATCCTTGCTGAGAATCTGTCAAATGCCAACTGGATCTTTTGCTCGTTAGTAAAATGGGCGTGATAGGGTTGCACTTGACCCAAATACTCTTCGTCTGGAGAATGTGTTGATAATGTGTCCTTGACAGCCATGATTTTTGTAGCTTGAACCTGAGTTGGTAGTGATGCAAGCAATGTTGCTTGAGGGTCCAGAAGCAAATCTTCAAACTCCGGCTGATCCTCTCTTGGCATTAGTTTTCTCATAAGTGTGGGACGATTCGGCATGTATCCTCCATATGGGTACTGGCCAAAATTCACGGCTGCATGCTGCCCAGACGCCACCCAGATCATTGTGGTGAGGACTCCACACAAGTCCTCTTTGGTGTTCAGTTGAGGCCACCATGGCTCATTCCTCTTATCAGGATGGCCTTTGTTCTTTATCTCATCCCACCAACATTGAAGCTCCGTATCAGACTTAACGCTGCCTGGTTCTGAATAGAAGTGTGAAACATAGTCTTCAACCCAATCTTTAATGGCTGACCATATAAGAAGTCCATCTGCAGCATATGGATAGTCCTCAATAACAAGCTTCACACCAAGGGCGCTTGAAGGATCCTCCACAGCCATGCCCCTGAAATTTCTAATGGATTAGAAAGATGGAAGAAAGCACATTCTGAAATAACTTAGATACTTACAGGgttttttcaaaaggaattaAGCAGAAAAAGTCCCTTCATGCTCATGTGTAACAGTTCCAGTCTCTCAAagttctattatttttttgagtAGAAACTTAGCTTCTTGAACTCTTTAAGCTTTTAATAGCTAATGGTTGGGAAAACTGCAACTCGTCCATGAACAAGCCCGAAGGATTCTAAGGCTTAACTGCAATGTCCTACAGTCAACTACTATGTATGACATTCACATAAAACACTAACGTAAATGACGATCGTTATGTAGATCAGTCATAAGCCGTTCATAATTCCAAAAAGCACAAACCGTAAACTGAGTTTGCATGACTTCAGATAAGTGTGTTGATTGGTTGGATGATTTCATGCACATAAATTGCAATTACTGTTTAACATAAAACACACAGACATACAAAACAAATGctcacagaaaaagaaagattggATTAATGGAAGTTATAACATTGAAACTTTCTTTCACGCCATGTAAGTAAcaaatagaaggaaagaaaaaatatggagGCTTCAGCAGTCTAACCTATCAATAAGACTCTTAAAGAATCTCACCTTCGTATTAAATCTGCAGGTAATCCCTCCATGTCAAATCGCCACAAGGCCTTATAGGCAGCTGAGCTCAGCTCCATAGCATATTTTCCTGGACTGAAACATTCTTCAATAATTCCACCTCCATTTATCAAACTCTGTCGAGCCAAAGCATTGATTTCTAAAGTATACCGCATGTGAGGATGCAGCAATTTGTAGATGGGATGCATTGAGCTCAGCTGTCTGTTAGTTGCAATAATATAAGGTTCCATGCATGCATGGGTCCTCAACCTGAAACAGTAGACTAGCATTAAGCTACATGGATCTTCACCAGGACAATTTCATGCTGATGCCTTCAATCACGAACTAAATATGCTGTTCAGGTAACCCAGTGCAGGACCGCTGGCAGAAGCAGGAAAATGGATCGGCAGTTGTTCAATTACTTAAAAGGCACATCTACTTACCAGTGATTTACTAATTGGTGGACACCAGCATCATTTGAGCAGACATGAGCTTTGGCCATTTTCCAGGTCCAGTGGCTTGTTGCGTCGTGACCGGGGGTATAGACATGTTTGTTCCTTGGCATGGATGAGGTAGGGGGAAGGCTGAGTTCGATAGCAATTGGTTTCAGTGTACCACTCTCGGTTATGAAAAGGACAGTCCGTGATGCATAAGCTTTTCTTCCTTCCAAagaattcattcttttcatgTAAGGCAAGAGTATATCATGGTAGTCGAGTATAAAGAGTCTCCTCTCCTCAATTGCCTGAATCACCAATCAGGATGATAAGAAAGTTAACAAAGAAATAATGCAGAAAACCATATGCATTGACATACATCTTCCAACTTTCAAGGTATTTCTAGAAATACTATTGCTGCAACAGAAATTTATTAGAGGATTATATGGgtttattttttagaaagatCAAGGTGATTACATTTAACAAGTTTCTGCGTTGATGTATTTATACTCTTAAGAGCATAAAATTGATCTTCTTTTACTTCAACGTTTCCTataaaaaaattgggaagaaaCGAACTTTTTTAACCTAAGACAtagaacaaaattaataaaactGCACTTTCCACCATTTGTTCAGTTAATGCCTAAAAAATGCAATTTCCCCCTTAGCACCGATTTAATGGCTTGCTCTGAACTTGGCGGTGGGGTTGAAGCTGGGACCATGCAGGGGAAATCGAAAAGTGCTTCCATGGTCTGGATGTTCCAATTTTCATTTCCCTGCAACTCCCAGCTCAGAAACAGATCTGAATGTTCAGAGAACTTAACCTCTGTctaagatattatatatattcatattgaTGTCTACATGAAGCCAATCCCGTAGAAACAACAAGTATGAAACGAAAAGATCAACTGTAGTACCTGTTCAACAGTTAGTCCATGTAATTCTCGTTCAAGTAACTCCTCAGTAATCGCTGACTGAGGAGAACCATACGTTGTTGGGTCTAATTTGCTGAGAATTGGAATCTCCTGCGAAAACATTTGAACCACAAGGATCTAGATGAGACAAAAGGCTCCGTTGTGAACATAATATCACTAAAAAAAGAGGAATAACAAATCCACATTAAACACCTTCAGTCTTTCAATATTCACAGGATTTACACCAGCCAATGTTTGACGAGCAAATTCATTATCACGCAGCCATGCAAATTTATCTCCTGAAAAATTCAGTAGGCATATGCTTAAACATGCACAGCCTGCAGACAATCTAAACGTAAAAGAAAGAGACTAGTCTTTCAAGAGTTGGAGTCCATGTCCTTACTGGAAATTACAGCAGGAGTCTTGTATTTCAGCAGCCGCTTGCTAGCATTAGCAGCCCCCTTTAGAACCCTGGGAAGCAATAAGCTCTCAAAAATTCCCTGGTCCTGGTCATGCTTTATAGTGATGCCTTCATTGTACAGCTTGTCAATGTCAGAGAAGCATGAAAACGGATTGTCGTGTCGAGAGAGTGCAGCAGCTATAGATGGCACCAAAGTGTGCAGGACAGCTTTGAGCCGCCCAGCAGAGAAACTGCCCTGTTTTATctcctcaaaattttcatctcGGGGAACATACACTGGATGAGGCTTCTCAACCCTACTCTCTGACAAAGGATCTGCCATGACACCAGATGAGAAAAGAATCTCAACTTATGATGAAAATGGTATGCATGTATTCCTGCTCTTGCATCATAAGATAAAGCTGCAAGTAATGCCAACTGAACTTGCAGAGAAGGCTTCATGCCCAGTTGTCAGTTTTAATAAACCGTGTCCATGGCTATTTCTTGAATGAAGCATCAGCATCGATTTTATCCAAATCATAATTAACAAACAAAGAATGCTTCCAAGGAACTTGACAATACCAAGTAGAAGAAAAACTACAGGATCAAAGGAGAGATCAAACATTATACCTGACTTTGTGGGAGGCCGACCGGTGCGGCATCGTCTGGGATAGGGTCTCTCCTTCCCACCCAGAACTGGCCTAAGAAGTTCAATATCCTTGTCCGGGTTTCCCAAGTCATTGTAAGTAGCATAATCATATATCCTTTCGAATTGCTTACGCTCGCCCTGGCCATCCCCGCGGATGCTAACCAGCTCACTCTTTCTAAGTTCATTAAGACCACTGGGTGTTTGTGAAGGCAAGTATGCCTGATTGGAAGAACAAATAGAGGAATTCAAATCAGTGAACATGTTCAAAGAGCAGGAACACAAAGCGGTACGTCATTTCTCTTCtcaaaatgatatttgatatGACACATGGTACATGAGTATTTCAAGATCACCTGAAAAGATTTGCTCTGATATTAAAAAAGAATCAGCTTTGTAACCAAACCATTCAACTTCAGCCGTTTTGCCAATTTGCAAGCAGAGTATATAAAGAAATCAAGAGGGATTTCAACTGTTACCTGATTAGAAAAGAAGACCCTTTTCTCTGGATTGTCATGCTGTGAGTGAACCCAAGAATTTGCAGGGAAGAAAATGGAACCTTCATCAAATCCCTGGATCATGATctccaccaagtagaattcctTATCATGCAGATTGGTAACAATGACCGCCCCAGGGAGGCCAAAATCAGGATCAACATTGAATTCAGCTGTGTACTCCAGAATATTTGGGCGGTGTGAGTGCTTAGGCAACCAGCCCCTGACGGCTACCTCTGCGCTCTTCTTTGTTCCATTTGTTTCTGAGGAAAAtactaaaagttaaaaacaacTTCTGCTATAAGCTCTGAAAATGAAGTATGTGATCACTGCTGGTGTGCTGCCAGTTTCATGGCGTTAAGTCCCGATGCAGACGAAAGGAGCAAAATAAAACGAACCAAGATCATCAAACAGTGAACACCAACAATTGAAGCATTAATTAGATTAGCTCACCCTGATCTACTTCATTGCTCACAAGCTGAAGAGTGATCCCCTGCCCGAATCCGTTACGAAACAGTTCCAACTGGTCCTCGATCATCTCTACAATCCCTTCCTTAATCTTCTTCCTGATAGACACCACCGCCTTCACATCCACCATCTTAGCTCCTGTCGACTCACTGTTAACTACTGTTACCTCTTGATCTTTGCTGATGACTGCCCTGACCACCGACCTCCTCTTGGAGCTCAGTGGATGCTTCTGACTCATCGATCTCACCCTCATCACCCATCTGATTTCATGCTTGTCTGTGATCCAAGGAGAACTGAGTGGGCTACTTCTGATCCTTGGTTGATTGAGAACACTTTGAACAGTCGCCATCTCTGTAtcagagaaggagagagagcaGTCGGCACAAGCTGTACCTTTGGTTATattgagacagagagaggacgAGAGAAACATGGTTACCCTGGCCACCAAccttcaaataaataaatagcgGGGGGCAGAGAGATTTGTCCAACATCCAAACTTATAATATCAAATGGGATCTCCAAATTCTAGATTTTTGACATGGATAcccaataaataaataaaaacacacacacacacacaatgctCACCGTATAGAAAGAGGCCATTTATTCGCCAGTGTTCCAAAAGTGTCTgccataaaataaaaaaacgaaaCAAGAGGAAGCCTATAGTTGGAATTTTAGATAAAAGAGTGGGGATTACGACTAAACAAACCAACCTAAACGAACAGTCAAAGCCATGTGAAATGATcatggagaagagagagagagagagagagagagagagagagagagggaggcaaAAAAGAAGGACGCTGCCGATTCTGACTGCATGCAGTAAAGTAGTTGGATTGGTTCATGCGTAGACTTTGAAGAAGCTAAACTTTCTCTTGAATATAAAAATTCGATGTCAAAATAAATTCTGTATTGTTCCAATTTGATCTGATGTCTCCCAAGAGACATGTCAAAAATAAATTCCATAAGTGGAAAAGCCTCAcataattaattagttttaaaGCATGTatgattaattaattttaaagcATATATGAAATCTGacttaaattctcttttgaatCACATAGAGCATTTTTCCATTCATATCAACTAGCAGTTTGTTAAAAAAAGGTGGCACACACAACGTTAACAAACTAAAAGAGCAAGATAAGAGTAGTGAGAGGCTTTAATGCAAATCAAGAGAGAGACgtgacacacacatatacacactcttttatatatatattaatctcttttataagagagagagagagaatcatgtGTCTCTCTCTTGGTTTGGTTTGCATGTgggtatatgtatataaggaAATTGACATCTATCCACTGTCAGATGTAGCCAATGTCTAAATACCATAAATTATTGCTAGGGCATCTGTTGTATGGTGGcatacttttaaatattttgtcctTCAAGTTGGCGGAAATACATGGAGCATTTAGTGTAGCTTGGCAGTcgaaataatatattattatttcatgTATGATCGGGctgagtagattcatgaaacacttattCCAAAGATCCTTGTAATGAATGGTgaaatttattataaaaaagataATAATGCAAATATGTGTAGAGGTCCGCGATCCATACAGTCGAGAATTcgtaaaacttaaaagaaaaagggtattatcaagaaaaaaaaaagaacctcaatttttttatttttatttttaaaaaagggtAGCCTTGATCTAGTAGAAAGTCCCTTTAGGTAGGTCGGTGACTTTCTTCCATTATTTCTGGTCGACGGTCCAACCCTTGTTCGGACGTACACGTGATTTTATGGTTATAGAGGACACGCACCTTGGCTTAGCCAACCAGCCGGTGGACGCTAGGATCCTTTTGACCAGGCCGACCCACTTTCTAGGTTTTGACATTTGCTGGATCGTTGAATTTTCAGTAATTCAACCGTTCCCTTGTAGTCTTCGGCAAGCCAAGTACGACCCTGGACCGAGCCCAGGATCTAGCTGGGTTAGGTTCggtatgaaaggaaaaaatccGGTTAAGCATTTGGGTCAAGCACACAATGTTGTTAGAATATGAACTTCCAGTAGTACTAGAAAAtaatacttcaaaaaaaaaaaagtcacctATAATATAATGAAATCATTCAACGGCTTCTTTGTGTGACTTAAATTCAAGCACCTAAACCAAAAACGTTCACACACTTTCTTACTTCTTCTTTTAGTTTGATTCTACGCACATTCTTACAAAACTTAAATTGATGGGTGTACCGTATTCTACCCAGATCCTGATACAGCTTAAGACTTTAGAAAAGGGGAATAGGGAGTcgttcaagttttttttttttgaacaattaGTTGTTAACCTTCTGCTCACCCAAAATATGTAGAACTTAAAGGAAGTAACTATTTACTATTTAATATCCGATTTCTGTTTTTGAAATAAGTACCATTGAGTTGTTCAGACCTAATTCAGAGGTCCCCAGTTTGAAttacaaatttcttataaaattctTTCATGCATGATTGATGGAAGCTGTGGGTTTTTGGAAGGTGATGTTCTTGAAGGCCCACATATCCCTGCTTTTTGAAAAGCAGCAAAGGAAAAGtgagggaaaaaggaaaagggaaaaaaaaaaagcttctaAGAACTAAAGGTGAATTCGATGGCAACAATAATTGATGAGGAAATGTGAAAAAGAGGCCAGTTGAGCCACGACGACAGCAACTCAATTGGAGTTTCATATGAACACAAGTTGAGGTACGTACCTTTGATATTCATTattaacattattttatttgttttctttctatatGTAAAATATAAATGACAAATATAGAAAGGGAAAAGATAGGATGGGATGGGAAGAAGACAAATGTGGTCCGGCCCACCgaaaaaatatcataacatGTTCAAGTTTCCAATACTAGAACAGCAACTCGATATATAACACTCTTGATGATAATCCTCAAGACAATGACACTTTTTGTTGCTTCTAAGAATATTAGATTAATATGTACGTAGAAGCTTCTGTTATATGTAGATTTCAGGTTTCTAATAAGTTTCTAACATTAAAAagcttcaaattttctttttgggagCTGTATCTGTTACTCAAGAGATCCACCAACCTTgcaatatcaaatttttttcatcttagaTATGTGTTTCGAGGGCATCAAGCTGGCGGGAGGTGAAAACACGTTCAACAGTTCACTTTCATGAGCAGTTCACTTTCATGAGCACTACCCTGAATTGCAGACAATGGCCGATGGCCGATGCTACTTTCAAGTTGAATGAAGTAATCGTAAATTCACTTGGGTTCGGAAGTAGCCCTGATTCTGGAGGGGGGAGAAAGAAGATGGGGTTTAGGCCTTTTCGAGGTATCTTTCGCCCCCACAATCTTGAAAATATACAGAGAGAATGtgtattagaaaaaaaaaagccaatttATCTGTATGTCTTAAAGTTCTAATAACTTTTAAAGACGCATATACTATAAACAAAGTTCCCTTGTTTCATTTGATTCAGTTCGAAATACAAGTTGGTAAGCAAACACTGAGAAAGAACTGTTATAtacgtttttattttcaaatgaaaggGCAGATTTCTTACTTTAGTTTACCACAGAAACTGTTTCTGTGATTTTCAGAAAGATGCATAGTATAATAAAGATGCGCAAACTCTTAAATACTCTCAAAAGTATGGACAAAGTGTGCAGGAATTCTCCGTTTGGTGGGTcgaattttaattaaaaaaatatgcaagTGGTAAAAACCCTGCTGAATATTTTACATATACCAACAACATGTCGAGTTTGTTATTGTAAACTCCATCCGCCATTCAAAGGATCGAATTCTTTGTGATTGCCTTTTAGTTTTCAACATTTTAGCTTGTGATTCATGTGCTATGTTTCAGAGACGCAGGCAAGAATCGTCAGTACATTAGTTTTGGTTTTACTCACCTGAAAAAGCAGTTACCAATTATTATAGAGGAAACTACGAACATAATAAACTACTGTAGGTAAATGTGATTCGATGgtattttgcatttcttttgtgCTTAATTTAATTTTGGAAAGAATATTCATTATTGGTTTAATAAAGGAATATCTAAAAATAACTTTCTTAAATGTGTTTTTATAAGCACAAGTTCACTTCACACCAGACACCAATGCAGCCTTAGACTTTAGACAAAATGggtagaaaaaggaaagggggAGGAAGGAATGGGCTTGGGTTTTTGTGTCTCATTCGGATGGTAGGACATCTTTTGACTGGAAATAAAATTTGACATGAAAAAGCTTGACAGCCAAAAGCAAAGTTTTCTGCAACTGGATCTTGCAAATTAGAGCAACAATAATGCAACGCATGTTTTTTTTGCTTGCAGAAGGAGTCCATAAACATGTTGGAAATGTGATCTTTATGGTCTTTGAATCTTCATAAAGCTGACAACTACTCAATACAAATGCACCTCTTTGCATGAGCAACTACATGTAATCGGGTTCAGGCTCCGGCTTGGGTTCAATCTGggtttttagtttattttttcttttacaggaTCAAACCTAAgagatccaaatctgacttttgaGTTGGCAGCATTGGCCGGCTATTGACATCCTTACGTTTGGTGAGTAGGAGGAAATCCTATCGGACACGGACAAGTAAAGGTCAAAACCTCAGaaggatgtcaacagatcataTTGAAATCTGATTTAATTTATTAGTTGGATATatctttgttttatattttatttttttggaatggttcagTCAAATAAGCCTCTTCATTTTCCCCCATCCTTCGGGACCTAGGTTTGGTGATTTTATGTTATATTATccactatgcttcaacttgcatatcaatgTCTTTCCTTTTACAACATAGAAAGTTGATGTTATGGGAGTTTGAATGAGAATTGGTTGCTTATCAGCCTTTGGTGAACACGACCCGAGTTGAcccaagttcagtcagctcgagcttggctcaactaatgaaaccttgagttCGACTTGGCTCGAACACGATaatagctcgatggaagcagctcgagctagactcggcatttacatgttgagctcgagctcgattcgattaaggctcgacaaactcgtttgaatagaattgatattcattgttacgtgttgagtttgAGTTCGACTCAATTAAGcttcgacaaactcgtttgaatagaattgatattcacggttacgtgttgagctcgagctcaactcgattaaggctcgacaaactcataaactcgtttCAATtgtcaacttgattaaggctagACAAACTGGATtaaggctcaagctcgacttggcagttacgtgttgagcttgaactcaactcgattatttgaacgagctCGACctgtgaactcgagctcaattcGTTAAGCAAATGAATTGGCTTGAACTTGTTCATGAGCCGAACATTAACGAATCAACCCCTAGTTATGCCAATCCCTTCGAGGATGATAGACATCCGTAACTGAACACACTTGACCTTTTAGGTTCTTAATCTATCTTTTTAGATTCTATAATTATATGCTCATACTTCTAATTAATACACATAATTTACAAGATTTAACGTTCAAATGAAAATGAGCCTCTCTAAATGAATTCCA
This window of the Nymphaea colorata isolate Beijing-Zhang1983 chromosome 2, ASM883128v2, whole genome shotgun sequence genome carries:
- the LOC116248569 gene encoding lipoxygenase 6, chloroplastic → MFLSSSLCLNITKGTACADCSLSFSDTEMATVQSVLNQPRIRSSPLSSPWITDKHEIRWVMRVRSMSQKHPLSSKRRSVVRAVISKDQEVTVVNSESTGAKMVDVKAVVSIRKKIKEGIVEMIEDQLELFRNGFGQGITLQLVSNEVDQETNGTKKSAEVAVRGWLPKHSHRPNILEYTAEFNVDPDFGLPGAVIVTNLHDKEFYLVEIMIQGFDEGSIFFPANSWVHSQHDNPEKRVFFSNQAYLPSQTPSGLNELRKSELVSIRGDGQGERKQFERIYDYATYNDLGNPDKDIELLRPVLGGKERPYPRRCRTGRPPTKSDPLSESRVEKPHPVYVPRDENFEEIKQGSFSAGRLKAVLHTLVPSIAAALSRHDNPFSCFSDIDKLYNEGITIKHDQDQGIFESLLLPRVLKGAANASKRLLKYKTPAVISRDKFAWLRDNEFARQTLAGVNPVNIERLKEIPILSKLDPTTYGSPQSAITEELLERELHGLTVEQAIEERRLFILDYHDILLPYMKRMNSLEGRKAYASRTVLFITESGTLKPIAIELSLPPTSSMPRNKHVYTPGHDATSHWTWKMAKAHVCSNDAGVHQLVNHWLRTHACMEPYIIATNRQLSSMHPIYKLLHPHMRYTLEINALARQSLINGGGIIEECFSPGKYAMELSSAAYKALWRFDMEGLPADLIRRGMAVEDPSSALGVKLVIEDYPYAADGLLIWSAIKDWVEDYVSHFYSEPGSVKSDTELQCWWDEIKNKGHPDKRNEPWWPQLNTKEDLCGVLTTMIWVASGQHAAVNFGQYPYGGYMPNRPTLMRKLMPREDQPEFEDLLLDPQATLLASLPTQVQATKIMAVKDTLSTHSPDEEYLGQVQPYHAHFTNEQKIQLAFDRFSARIEEIEEIIHRRNKDTRLKNRTGAGIPPYELLLPTSGPGVTGRGVPNSVSI